The genomic segment GGGGCGGATGCTCGGCGTTCCCCCAGGCAGGCTGAGGACCTGGGAGGAGCGCTACGGCATCGTGACGGCCGAGCGGAGCGATGGCGGCCATCGCCTCTACTCCCGAGATCAGGTCGAGCGGCTCCAGTTCGTCGCCCGTCAGGTCGAGCAGGGAACATCTCCAGGCGACGCATTTCGACTGCTAGCCGAGCGGCTTGGCCAACAGCGTTCGCTGGCCGCGCCGCATGGCGAGGAGGGGGGAGGCCTCCTGATCATGTTGGCTGAGCGAGATCCCTTCTCGGCGGAGTTCGCCGAGTACTTCCTTCGCACCGAAGGCTACGCAACGGTGCTCGCCTTCGACGTCGAGAAGGCGGAGCTCGAAGCCGACGAACGGTCGCCTCAGTTGGCCGTTGTCGACCTTCTCATCTCGGGCGGGTCGGGCGCCAAGCTTTGCGAGGCCCTCCGGCGACGGGGCATAGGTCGGATCCTCGCCGTCTCGACGCTCCAGTCTCGCGACGAAGCCCTGGCTGCTGGAGCAGACGCCTTCCTCCAGAAGCCCTTGGAGCCGCTCCAGTTGGTCTCGACCGTGAAGGACCTCCTCGGGGCGAGCGCCTACCTTCGGTAGCGTCTTGACATGACCGATCGACTGTCGAGTGGCTCCGACCGGCTGGACGGAACATTGGGCGGTGGTCTCATGGCCAACGCCATCAACTTCATACTTGGGCCTCCGGGATCCGGCAAGACCATCCTTGCCCAGCAGTACCTGTTCCATAACGCCACCGAACAACATCCGGGTGTCTACTTCTCGACAGTCTCCGAACCGCTCGAGAAGATCCTTCGCTACGCCCAGACGCTCACCTTCTTCGACGGAAGGGCGCTGGGCAAGTCGGTCTTGTACGAAGATCTCGGGGGAGTGTTGAACGACAAGGGACTCCCCGGTGTCCTGGCGCGAATCACCGAGGTTCTTCGAGAGCAAAGCCCGTCTGTGATAGTTATCGACAGCTTCAAAGCCACCCGCTCGTACGCCGACGGCCAAGAGAGCTTCCGTCATTTCCTCCACGAGCTCGCTGGACGAGTCTCGGCCTACCCGGTCACGTCCTTCTGGATCGGTGAGTACGACTCGGGGGACATCATCGAGGCACCCGAGTTCGCGGTCGCTGACGCTATCGTCTCCCTGTCCAGTGAACGCCGTGGTGAGCGCGAGAGCCGCTGGTTACGGGTGCTCAAGCTGCGGGGGAGCGACTACCAATCGGGCTTGCACGCCTATCGTCTTTCCGAGAGCGGTCTCCAGGTGTTTCCTCGAATGGCCGACCCAGTCGACCCGAGTGCTTACGGACTGTCGGACGTTCGGGTCCCATCCGGGATTCCTGTCCTCGACGCGATGCTCGAAGATGGCTTCTGGCCCGGTGCCTCGACGCTGGTCGCTGGCCCTTCTGGATCGGGCAAGACGCTCCTCGGCCTTCACTTCGTCTTCAGCGGACTTGATACCGGCGAACCAGGCCTCCTCGCCACCATGCAGGAGAATCCCAGTCAGCTCGAGCGCATCGCCAACAGGTACTCCTGGTCCTTCAAGTCCCCGGGCGTCGAACTCATGTACCGAACTCCTGTCGATCTCTATCTCGACGAGTGGGTCTACGACCTCCTTGGAACGATCGAGCGCACAGGAGTTCGGCGGGTCGTGATCGACAGTCTGGGAGACCTACGGGCGGGTGCCGCAGACGACCTTCGGTTCCGCGAGTACATCTACTCCCTTCTTCAACGCTGCTCCCGCCAAGGCGTCAGCGTCATGCTGACCCAGGAGATGCTGCGGCTCTTCGGTGTCAGTCAGGTGTCTGAGTATGGCGTGTCTCATCTGTCGGACAATGTGGTTCTCCTGCAGTTCGTTCGAGGGAACGCGGAGCTGAGACGGTCCATCACCGTGCTGAAGACGAGAGCCAGCACTCACGATCCTCGGAGCCTCCAATTCGACATCACCACCGCTGGATTTGTGTTGGGGGAGCCCTTGTCCTCCAGTGAGGCGCTCTCGAGCTGAGAGGGCGAGGGCGGAGGTCTGTCGACAACCGGCCTCGCAAGCATGTCGCTCACCGTGCTGGGAATAGTCCTAGGTGGGATCCTCGTGTTACCAGAGCGGCGCGTGAGTGGACTGACGAATTGGTGTCCTACAGGCCACTATCAGCGGTGAATACCGCCTTGGGCCGTCGCGGCTGGCACGCCGCCTCGGTAGCTTGGATGTCACGGAGAAATGAGGCCTGATGGCGGTTCGCAACGTACTGATCCCACACGAGCCTGACGCAGTCTGGTCCGTCCTGGCCGACGGCTATTCCTATGCGGAGTGGGTGGTCGGTACAAAGGAGATTCACTCCGTCGACCAGTACTGGCCCGAAGTGGGCTCGTCGCTCCGCTTCACTGCTGGTTTGGGCCGCCTGTCCATCACCGACTTCACGACGTCACGGTTATGTGTGCCGGGCGACCGGCTCGAGCTGGAGGCACGCGCCCTGCCGTACGGCTCCGTGCGAATCTCCATCGAGATCCTGCCGTGGGGAGGCGAGAGCGTTGTCATCATCGATGAGCACCCTCTGCGCGGGCCAACTCCACTGCTGGAGAACCCGCTAGTGGAGTTCGGGCTCACGATCAGAAACCGCCAGATGCTGCGCAAGCTGGCTCGTGCGGTAGAGAACCGACAACGGCTCAGCTCATGATCCGGCGCTGTCCGGCGACGAGTCCGGCAGACTTTAGCCGCCCCACCGCTCCGGCCGCCTTCAGGGCGGCGCGAGCTGCGTTGGCACCGCAAGCCCCGTGTACTGCTCCTCCCGGGTGAGCGGAGGCGGACGCGAGGTAGAGCCCGGCAACAGGGGTCTCTGGCCGGCCGAGCCCGGGCGTGGGCCGGAACACCAGCTGTTGATGGATCGAGGTGGTGCCACCGTTGATGGCCCCGCCAACAAGGTTCCTGTCGTGGGCTTCCAGCTGGTGAGGTCCCATGACGTGACGGGACCGCACCGCTCGGGAGAAACCGGGCGCATAGGCCTCGATTCTCGACTCGATCCGAGCTGCAAAGGCCTCCA from the Acidimicrobiales bacterium genome contains:
- a CDS encoding ATPase domain-containing protein yields the protein MTDRLSSGSDRLDGTLGGGLMANAINFILGPPGSGKTILAQQYLFHNATEQHPGVYFSTVSEPLEKILRYAQTLTFFDGRALGKSVLYEDLGGVLNDKGLPGVLARITEVLREQSPSVIVIDSFKATRSYADGQESFRHFLHELAGRVSAYPVTSFWIGEYDSGDIIEAPEFAVADAIVSLSSERRGERESRWLRVLKLRGSDYQSGLHAYRLSESGLQVFPRMADPVDPSAYGLSDVRVPSGIPVLDAMLEDGFWPGASTLVAGPSGSGKTLLGLHFVFSGLDTGEPGLLATMQENPSQLERIANRYSWSFKSPGVELMYRTPVDLYLDEWVYDLLGTIERTGVRRVVIDSLGDLRAGAADDLRFREYIYSLLQRCSRQGVSVMLTQEMLRLFGVSQVSEYGVSHLSDNVVLLQFVRGNAELRRSITVLKTRASTHDPRSLQFDITTAGFVLGEPLSSSEALSS
- a CDS encoding SRPBCC family protein, encoding MAVRNVLIPHEPDAVWSVLADGYSYAEWVVGTKEIHSVDQYWPEVGSSLRFTAGLGRLSITDFTTSRLCVPGDRLELEARALPYGSVRISIEILPWGGESVVIIDEHPLRGPTPLLENPLVEFGLTIRNRQMLRKLARAVENRQRLSS
- a CDS encoding MerR family transcriptional regulator, which encodes MADQDPGIYSIGAVGRMLGVPPGRLRTWEERYGIVTAERSDGGHRLYSRDQVERLQFVARQVEQGTSPGDAFRLLAERLGQQRSLAAPHGEEGGGLLIMLAERDPFSAEFAEYFLRTEGYATVLAFDVEKAELEADERSPQLAVVDLLISGGSGAKLCEALRRRGIGRILAVSTLQSRDEALAAGADAFLQKPLEPLQLVSTVKDLLGASAYLR